Below is a genomic region from Marinobacter salarius.
CAAACTTGGTGATCGGGCGGTCTTCCGGGCGCGGCGAATATTCGCCGATGTCCTGTGAGTTCGCAAAACCCTCGGACTCTCCCATGATCTCCATCATGTGTTCCGCGTAGTTTTCCCAATCGGTGGCCAGGTGCAGGATCCCGCCCACGCGCAGTTTATGGCGCAGGCGCTGGACGAATTCGTGCTGGATCAGCCGGCGTTTGTGGTGGCGCTTCTTGTGCCACGGATCCGGGAAAAACACCATCACCCGGTCCAGCGCTGCATCGGGCAGGCACCGGTCGATCACATCGTTGGCATCAATGGCGTAGACACGAACATTCTCCAGCCCCCGGTCTTCAATCTCTTTCAGCAGGGCGCCAACCCCGGGCAGGTGTACTTCCACGCCGATAAAGTCCTGCTCCGGTGCCGCTTCCGCCATGTCTGCCAGGGACTTGCCCATACCAAACCCGATCTCCAGGTTAAGCATGTTGTCCCGTCCAAAGATCTGGCGTGGGTCAATCATGCCCTGTTCACGGGTCAGGCCGTATTTGGGCCAACTGCGGTCGTAGGCCTTTTTCTGGCCTTCGGTCATCCGCCCCTGGCGCAGCACGAAACTGCGTACGCCACGGCGGGTCGTCACGGGTGAATCGCCGGAAACATCGTTGTGATCGGTCATCTGACGTCCTCAACCGCCCTGTGCGGTTTTCCTTCAATGGGTTATGGAGACAGTTTACCAGAGGCCGCCCAGCGGACTATACCGAAACCTGCGCATTCCGGGTCTGCTGCCGGTCCAGCTTGCGGTAACCCAACGCCTCAACCAGATGGCCATTGCCAATGTGGTCGAGGCCGTCCAGGTCCGCCAGGGTCCGTGCCACCCGCAGGATGCGATGCAATGCCCTGGCAGAGAGCCCCAGCCGCTCCATGGCGGCGGATAACATGGCCTCACCTGCTGCATCCACGCGGCAGTGCGTCTGCAGCTCACCGCCACTTAACGCGGCGTTTCCGGATCCTCGCTGCATTTGCCGCTCGCGGGCCTGATACACCCGATCCCGCACAACCGTGCTGGACTCACCCCCACCGTCACGCTTCATCAGCACTTCCCCGCTCTGAACCGGCACTTCCACATGCAAATCGAACCGGTCCAGCAGTGGCCCTGATATCTTTGCCCGATAACGGAGCACCTGCGGGGGCGTACACTGGCACTCAATCGTCGGATGCCCCAGATAGCCACACGGGCACGGGTTCATGGCCGCCACGACCTGGAAACAGGCTGGAAAAGTCACCTGCCTTGCTGCTCGACTGATGGCAATCTCGCCGGACTCCATGGGTTCCCGCAGCACTTCCAGCACCCGGCGCTCGAACTCTGGCAGTTCGTCGAGAAACAACACACCGCGGTGCGCCAGGGAGATTTCTCCGGGGCGCGGACTGCTACCGCCACCCACCATGGCAACCGACGAGGCAGTATGATGGGGCGCGCGGTAGGGCGGCCGGCACCACTCTCCGTCCCGTACGGGATGACCGGCCACGGAGTGGATGCTTGCTACCTCAAGCGCAGATTCGGTGGTTAGCGGTGGCAAAATACCCGGCAGACGGCTGGCGAGCATGCTTTTACCAGTGCCCGGTGGACCAAACATCAGCAGGTTATGCCCGCCGGCGGCGGCGATTTCCAACGCCCGCCGCGGCACGCTCTGACCATGCACGTCCGCAAGGTCCGGACCGGCGTTCACGCCCGTTTCCGGCACCGCTGGCGCTACTGGGGAAATCCTTGCCCGATCACACAGGTGTTCGCAGACCGTCAGTAAATGGCCGGCTGGCAACACATCGTCCTGACTGGCCAGTGCGGCTTCCGCGGCATTGGCCTGGGGGATCAGCAACCGACGCCCCTCGTTGCGGGCTGCCAGTATCGCCGGGAGCACACCTTTCAACGGTCTCAGCGCACCATCCAGGGAAAGCTCTCCCACGCATTCATACTGTGCGAGGCTTTCCGCCGGAATCTGTCCGGAAGCGGCAAGAATGCCCAGGGCAATGGGGAGATCGAAGCGGCCGCCCTCCTTGGGCAGGTCCGCAGGAGCCAGATTGATGGTGATTCGGCGGGCGGGGAATTCAAAGCCGGCGTTCATCAGCGCACTGCGAACACGCTCCCGGCTTTCACGAACCCCCGTTTCGGGGAGCCCGACGATGGACAGCGCCGGCAGGCCGCCTGACAGGTGGACTTCAACGGTAACGGAGGGTGCTGAAACGCCAATACTGGCGCGGGTATGGACAACGGCAAACATGACAACCTTCCATGGTTATAGGGAATAGCGGCTTGGCCGCCTGACGGGCGTCCTGCCTGTCAGCTACTCGGGAACTGCTTTTCCAGGTCAGCCACGCGCTTTTCCAGCGCTTCGACCTTTTCGCGGGTTTTCATCAGTACAGCTTGCTGGGCATCGAATTCTTCTCGGGTGACCAACTCAAGGCGCGACAGAACCGTCATCACTGTGGCGCGGGCCTGAGCTTCAAAGTCCTCACGGGCGGCACGGGCCATATCGGGAACGAACTGGCCGAACTGTCCCTGAAGCTGGGAAAAGAAATCCTGTGGACCTTTCACGAGTCACCTCTCAAAAATCACCGGTCAAAATAGCTGCGCTGGACTATATCTCGTCCTCGGCGGGCTTTTCGTCGTACCTGAACGACGGTTCGGAGTGTAACACTAATGCCTCCCCTGCCATACTGTGGCCGTCGACAGTATAATGTGGCTCAGGCACCCCTAATGCTTGCACCGAGTTCGTGCATCATTATGGTTCGCCCAAGACAGACAAGCCCCGAAATGGTGCGCCCTGACGATCCATTCTGGATCAACATACAGCCAACTGTCTGATAGTTATATTATTTTTTGCGTTGGCACACCCGATGCTAAAAGCCTTGTACGCAATCCGCACAATTGGTGTGCGAGGTGGCAGCATCCCGACCTCAACAACGGGCCGAAGAGTTCCAGATGTTGAGACGGCTTTACCAAGGAGAAAGCAATGAAACTTGTGACAGCGATCATCAAGCCTTTCAAGTTGGATGATGTCCGTGAGGCACTATCCGAGATTGGCGTACAAGGCGTAACGGTCACTGAAGTCAAAGGCTTCGGTCGCCAGAAGGGTCATACCGAACTCTACCGTGGCGCAGAATACGTGGTGGATTTCCTGCCCAAGGTCAAGGTTGAAGTTGCTATCGGCGACAACCTGCTGGATCAGGTCATCGAATCCATCACCAAGGCTGCCAACACTGGAAAGATTGGTGACGGCAAAATTTTCGTGACCGAACTGGAACAGGCGATCCGAATCCGAACCGGGGAAACCGGCGAAGAAGCGGTCTGATCAAAGCCTGATCAACCAGACAGCCAACGCAAAAAATTTATAACTTGAAAAGCCTCGTGCGGAGGGCTTCACATGGAAAGCAATCTCAATCATATTTTTGAACTCCAGTATGCGCTGGATACCTTCTACTTCCTTATTTGCGGTGCCCTGGTCATGTGGATGGCCGCAGGCTTCTCAATGCTTGAAGCAGGCCTGGTACGTGCCAAGAACACCACTGAAATCCTGACCAAGAACGTCTCCCTGTTTGCCATTGCCTGCACGATGTACCTCATCTGCGGCTACGACATCATGTACGGTGGCGGTCTCTTCCTCAGCGGCGTTACCACGGTCGCTCAAATGGACGATGCGGCGATTGCCGGAGTCCTTGCTGCTTCCAACGAAGCCGGTTTTGGTGAGATGGGTGAATACGCCGGGGCTTCTGATTTCTTCTTCCAGGTTGTCTTCGTTGCAACCGCCATGTCCATCGTTTCCGGTGCCGTGGCCGAGCGCATGAAGCTCTGGGCCTTCCTGGCTTTCGCCGTTGTCATGTGTGGCTTCATCTACCCGATGCAGGGCTCCTGGACCTGGAACGGCGATGCCGTATTCGGTATCTATGAGCTGAGCTACAGCGACTACGCAGGTTCTGGCATCGTACACATGGCGGGTGCCGCTGCGGCTCTGGCCGGTGTCCTGCTGCTGGGCGCCCGTAAAGGCAAGTACGGTGCGGATGGCCAGATCAAGGCCTTCCCTGGTGCCAACCTGCCGCTGGCGACTCTGGGCACCTTCATCCTGTGGATGGGCTGGTTCGGCTTCAACGGCGGTTCTACCCTCAAACTGGGCGGCATCGGTGTTGCCAACGAAGTGGCCAACGTGTTCCTGAACACCAACGCGGCCGCTGCCGGCGGCCTGATCGGTGCTCTGATTGTAGCCCGCATCATGTTCGGCAAGGCTGACCTGACCATGGCCCTGAACGGTGCATTGGCTGGCCTGGTTGCGATTACCGCTGAACCCGCCGATCCTTCGCCTCTGCTGGCGACCATTATCGGCGCCATCGGCGGCATTATCGTGGTGTTCTCAATCGTGACACTCGACAAGATGCGTATTGATGACCCGGTCGGTGCCATCTCCGTACACGGTGTGGTTGGTATCTGGGGTATCTTCGCGGTACTGCTGTCCGACGCGGACGCGACCTTCATGGGTCAGCTCGTGGGCATGCTCACCATCTTCATCTGGGTCTTCGTCACCAGCCTGATTGTATGGGGCATCCTCAAGGCGGTCATGGGTATTCGGGTGACCGAAGAGGAAGAGTACGAAGGTGTGGATCTGTCCGAGTGTGGTATGGAAGCCTATCCGGAGTTTGTCAGTTCCAAGTAAACCGGCCTGAAGGCCCGAAAGCAAGGGCGCCCATTGGGCGCCCTTGCTATTTCTCCTGAAAACCGTAGAATTTTGTGGCCTCAAACCGCATTGCAAAACAGCGAATCCTCGACCCGGCGCAAGTACCGTAGCAGTTCCATTTCAGCCTCCTAACTGCTTTCAAAAGGCCCCTTTAGCGCCCCTTCGCGAGTCTGGAAGTACCATGCGCCATTGATCAATTCAAATCTTTCGAATCGGAACCAGTTGCGCTCTGCTTCCCTTGTCGAACCGTCATCAGTGACCTCCTTCTCCATGCGCTTCGCAATCGGGCAACCGTTGCCCGATACCGGCAAGTGTAGTCAGAGGTATCGCGTTGTCTAATTTTCGACCTATTCTCCAACGGTAACCAATACCAACGCCACCACCGGCCAGCAGCCCTCACTTACGGTTTTAACAAACATGGGAGTCTGAAGAGGTGAATTACCAGCCTTCTTTTGGTACACCGTGTTTTTCGATGTAGTCGCTGTGTTCTTCAAGGTAGTTACGGGTGCCGACTTCGTAATTTGAAGCGTCCCCCTCCACCTCGTTAGCTTGCATTCGGCCTACTTCAATTTCATTGCCAATCTGGTTATTAATCCAAAGAACCATCTGCCCCCCGGGCGCCAAACCGATAGTCAGCATATCCCGTGGCCTGCTGAAGGTTCCCAGGCTGGTAGTATAAGTTGCGTGCTCGCGCATTTTTTCTTCCAGTCCCTCTGGCAGTGAAAACACGCGTTCGTAAAA
It encodes:
- the trmB gene encoding tRNA (guanosine(46)-N7)-methyltransferase TrmB — translated: MTDHNDVSGDSPVTTRRGVRSFVLRQGRMTEGQKKAYDRSWPKYGLTREQGMIDPRQIFGRDNMLNLEIGFGMGKSLADMAEAAPEQDFIGVEVHLPGVGALLKEIEDRGLENVRVYAIDANDVIDRCLPDAALDRVMVFFPDPWHKKRHHKRRLIQHEFVQRLRHKLRVGGILHLATDWENYAEHMMEIMGESEGFANSQDIGEYSPRPEDRPITKFEKRGETLGHGVWDLVFYRTN
- a CDS encoding YifB family Mg chelatase-like AAA ATPase — protein: MFAVVHTRASIGVSAPSVTVEVHLSGGLPALSIVGLPETGVRESRERVRSALMNAGFEFPARRITINLAPADLPKEGGRFDLPIALGILAASGQIPAESLAQYECVGELSLDGALRPLKGVLPAILAARNEGRRLLIPQANAAEAALASQDDVLPAGHLLTVCEHLCDRARISPVAPAVPETGVNAGPDLADVHGQSVPRRALEIAAAGGHNLLMFGPPGTGKSMLASRLPGILPPLTTESALEVASIHSVAGHPVRDGEWCRPPYRAPHHTASSVAMVGGGSSPRPGEISLAHRGVLFLDELPEFERRVLEVLREPMESGEIAISRAARQVTFPACFQVVAAMNPCPCGYLGHPTIECQCTPPQVLRYRAKISGPLLDRFDLHVEVPVQSGEVLMKRDGGGESSTVVRDRVYQARERQMQRGSGNAALSGGELQTHCRVDAAGEAMLSAAMERLGLSARALHRILRVARTLADLDGLDHIGNGHLVEALGYRKLDRQQTRNAQVSV
- a CDS encoding accessory factor UbiK family protein; this translates as MKGPQDFFSQLQGQFGQFVPDMARAAREDFEAQARATVMTVLSRLELVTREEFDAQQAVLMKTREKVEALEKRVADLEKQFPSS
- the glnK gene encoding P-II family nitrogen regulator, with the translated sequence MKLVTAIIKPFKLDDVREALSEIGVQGVTVTEVKGFGRQKGHTELYRGAEYVVDFLPKVKVEVAIGDNLLDQVIESITKAANTGKIGDGKIFVTELEQAIRIRTGETGEEAV
- a CDS encoding ammonium transporter codes for the protein MESNLNHIFELQYALDTFYFLICGALVMWMAAGFSMLEAGLVRAKNTTEILTKNVSLFAIACTMYLICGYDIMYGGGLFLSGVTTVAQMDDAAIAGVLAASNEAGFGEMGEYAGASDFFFQVVFVATAMSIVSGAVAERMKLWAFLAFAVVMCGFIYPMQGSWTWNGDAVFGIYELSYSDYAGSGIVHMAGAAAALAGVLLLGARKGKYGADGQIKAFPGANLPLATLGTFILWMGWFGFNGGSTLKLGGIGVANEVANVFLNTNAAAAGGLIGALIVARIMFGKADLTMALNGALAGLVAITAEPADPSPLLATIIGAIGGIIVVFSIVTLDKMRIDDPVGAISVHGVVGIWGIFAVLLSDADATFMGQLVGMLTIFIWVFVTSLIVWGILKAVMGIRVTEEEEYEGVDLSECGMEAYPEFVSSK
- a CDS encoding DUF6316 family protein, whose amino-acid sequence is MEKEVTDDGSTREAERNWFRFERFELINGAWYFQTREGALKGPFESS
- a CDS encoding DUF2931 family protein; the encoded protein is MRRITFMLALLIGLMLSGCASGPDSLFKAYVGVGAPKHYEVWVEHLELEASGIRHWRMPVGSVACCWKGPSGPRGKGGTAQPFPDYIGIRWFSFAEQKFYERVFSLPEGLEEKMREHATYTTSLGTFSRPRDMLTIGLAPGGQMVLWINNQIGNEIEVGRMQANEVEGDASNYEVGTRNYLEEHSDYIEKHGVPKEGW